The genomic DNA AGTATGCCGCCCGCGCGATTCAGCTCGCCCGCGATGTCAGCGGGATAAATCTCGAGGATGCTTTCAAGGGCCTTCTCAAACGGGTACCCTCGAACCTCTCCGAGCATGAAAATGCCGCTCATGTTTACGACAAGTATATCGAACCGAGTGTACTTGACCTGTTACGGGTCGGGGCTCATTACGGCATCAGCTCATTGTTTAAAGAGTTCGACGAGGAGGACAAGATCTACGCCTATTCTGTGGCAGGCAGGATACATGATCGTTCCGAAGTCGGCCGACAGAAACTGGCGATCGGTACGGTGGATATACGTTCCGATATCACCTGGAAACACGAGCAGATTGCATTCGCCGCGTTGCACCTGGGAGGGCACAATATTTTAAGCGGAGCCCTGCCCAAAATGAATGAGGATGTCGAAAAACAGATGGTATCATCTGTGCATGACAGCTTCATGAACAACGATATCTCCGAAGTCTTTCACCAGATCGATGAGTTCTTCGAAAACAACACTTTCTCACTCAAGCATCTCTTTAAGAATGAGCAACGATTGATTATCAGCGAACTGCTGGAGACGAGTTCGAGCGATGTCTACAATTCATTCAGCCAGCTCTATGACAGCCAGTATCCGGTTGTGCGGGCGCTCTCGGGATTGAACATGCCGCTTCCGGATTATATGTCGATGCTGATGAAGTTCATCCTCAACACGAATATTCGAAGGCACCTGAAACAGGAGCAGATAGATTTCGTTCAGCTTGACCGCGATGTGGAGGAAATTCTGCGCTGGTCGCTTGATGTCGATCGGACCACTCTCAGCTACCTTGCATCAGAAAAAATCAACGGACTGACCTCGATCTGGAAAGACAACCCGGAAAACATTGAGCCGATGGAAACTGCCAATTCCCTGCTCCAGATCCTGAAGGCTCTGAATCTTGATTTGAATATGTGGAAATCGCAGGTACGTTATTTCACGATTGGAAAGAAGTTCTATCCGCAAATGAGCAACAAGTCTGACGGTGGCAATGTTGATGCTCAAAAATGGCTCAAACAGTTCAGGCAACTGGGCGATCACCTGAGGGTCAAAATCGCATGAGACCAAAATTCAATTCGACATACAGGTTACAATTTAACCCCGAATTCAAATTCACGGACGCTCATGAAGTCATTGACTACTTAGCTCGGCTTGGAATCACGGCGGTCTATGCTTCTCCGATTTTTCATGCCCGCAGGGGCAGTACGCACGGTTACGATATAGTCGATCATCGTTCAGTAAATCCGGACCTGGGGAGCGAACAGGAATTCCGCAAGTTAAATTTCAAGGCACATCAGAACGGTCTGGCCTGGCTTCAGGATATAGTCCCCAACCATATGGCGATCGATTCGACCAACACCATGTTGATGGATATATTCGAGGCCGGCGAAGACTCACGTTACTATGACTTCTTTGAAATCGACTGGAATCATCCCTATGAAAACATGCATGGCAAGATGCTGGTCCCGCTTTTGGGCAAGCTTTATGCCGAATGCCTGGCCGATGGTGAAATCCAGCTCGGCTACGATCTCGACGGATTGAGCATAAACTACTACGATGTCCGCTTACCACTGCGGATTCAGTCGTACCCGGCGGTTTTCAGGCGCGATATCGACCGGCTCGAAAATGAGCTGGGCGGCAACAATTCCGATTTCTTGAAATTTCTGGGGACACTGCATTTGATCGAAACGATTTCTTCAGAGGACGGGCGCGACGCTTTCTACCGTCAGGTCCGCCATGTCAAACGAATCCTCTTCAATCTTTACAGTGAGAATGAGA from Candidatus Zixiibacteriota bacterium includes the following:
- a CDS encoding DUF3536 domain-containing protein — its product is FTILAPRQAGRIRKIAEENDNNGEWHDVPEASVDPRRAYLCRLPSGRSINIFFYDGRIAQDIAFGDLLKNGEQFANRLLSAFGEDTEENQVVHIATDGETYGHHQTHGDMALAYCLYYLENEETVRLTNYGEFLENNPPRYEVEIVENSSWSCIHGVERWRNDCGCSSGMHSGWNQKWRAPLRGALDWLRDNLTEIYDDQVKKLIEEPWSARDEYIRIILNRADENISNFFEKHGIGKFEHDEKVRVLQLLEMQRHAMLMYTSCGWFFDEVSGLETVQVIQYAARAIQLARDVSGINLEDAFKGLLKRVPSNLSEHENAAHVYDKYIEPSVLDLLRVGAHYGISSLFKEFDEEDKIYAYSVAGRIHDRSEVGRQKLAIGTVDIRSDITWKHEQIAFAALHLGGHNILSGALPKMNEDVEKQMVSSVHDSFMNNDISEVFHQIDEFFENNTFSLKHLFKNEQRLIISELLETSSSDVYNSFSQLYDSQYPVVRALSGLNMPLPDYMSMLMKFILNTNIRRHLKQEQIDFVQLDRDVEEILRWSLDVDRTTLSYLASEKINGLTSIWKDNPENIEPMETANSLLQILKALNLDLNMWKSQVRYFTIGKKFYPQMSNKSDGGNVDAQKWLKQFRQLGDHLRVKIA